The Candidatus Binatus sp. genome contains a region encoding:
- a CDS encoding ImmA/IrrE family metallo-endopeptidase, translated as MDEFTAILRARELVGRVNPAKIPVPLESYLAEVGCVLRVDSDLSADEPGFSVTIGGKEHIVVNSRDSVERQRFTICHELGHVVLKLPSQHGGVPLWSYSKRPLNEIFCDVFAAELLLPYRLFKPLADDALIGFAALDDLAESFSASVMATGSRFAAAVDVPCAFVISQERIVRYASRSKSLRESEAWIAPGSGLPPGSVSAKANSAAGIESGEIQADQWFTDWRRGGMLLEEARYLPRWKQTLTLLWFDDDEVPLLDGEHQDSEEEQELKELDGTLPWPGRKKRRP; from the coding sequence GTGGATGAGTTCACGGCAATACTCAGGGCGCGCGAACTGGTCGGGCGCGTCAACCCGGCCAAGATTCCTGTCCCGCTCGAATCGTACCTTGCCGAGGTAGGTTGCGTTCTGCGAGTCGATTCTGATCTTTCGGCTGATGAGCCCGGTTTCTCGGTGACCATCGGCGGTAAGGAACATATCGTCGTAAACAGTAGGGACAGCGTCGAGCGGCAGCGCTTTACCATCTGTCACGAGCTCGGCCACGTCGTTCTGAAGCTGCCGTCGCAACATGGAGGGGTCCCTCTCTGGAGCTATTCGAAGCGGCCTCTGAATGAAATCTTTTGCGATGTTTTTGCGGCGGAGCTGCTGCTCCCTTATCGACTCTTCAAGCCCCTGGCAGACGATGCACTAATCGGGTTTGCAGCGCTGGACGATCTCGCGGAGAGTTTTTCGGCGTCAGTGATGGCGACGGGATCGCGTTTCGCCGCGGCTGTGGATGTGCCATGCGCGTTCGTCATCTCGCAAGAGCGGATTGTTCGATATGCCTCAAGGTCGAAAAGTCTTCGTGAGTCCGAAGCGTGGATCGCACCGGGTAGCGGTCTACCCCCTGGCTCGGTTTCCGCCAAAGCAAACAGCGCGGCAGGAATTGAGTCGGGTGAGATTCAAGCGGATCAGTGGTTCACGGATTGGCGCCGCGGGGGAATGTTGCTCGAAGAGGCGCGCTATCTGCCACGCTGGAAACAGACGCTGACCCTGTTGTGGTTCGATGACGATGAGGTTCCATTGCTGGACGGTGAACATCAAGATTCAGAGGAGGAGCAGGAGCTCAAGGAATTAGACGGGACGCTTCCTTGGCCGGGCAGGAAAAAACGACGTCCTTAG
- a CDS encoding helix-turn-helix domain-containing protein, with translation MAQSAFGTLLRRLREERRLTLRELSQLSEVDHAYIYRLETGEKESPSENVVEQLIKVLKPSDSVGGILHFLAKAPETDPALVEDTWGDPAIDPELFQSAAGMRFRGNARPDWKRVIRKIRKLREDMEGG, from the coding sequence GTGGCGCAGTCTGCCTTTGGAACTCTCTTACGTCGGCTCCGCGAGGAGCGACGTCTTACGCTTCGGGAACTTTCGCAACTGAGCGAAGTCGATCACGCATACATTTATCGCCTCGAGACTGGCGAAAAAGAATCACCGTCAGAAAATGTGGTAGAGCAGCTGATCAAAGTCCTAAAGCCGAGTGACAGCGTCGGCGGAATTCTTCATTTTTTGGCAAAAGCCCCCGAGACTGATCCGGCGCTAGTGGAAGACACTTGGGGCGATCCGGCAATCGATCCAGAGCTATTTCAATCAGCGGCTGGAATGCGCTTTCGCGGAAATGCCCGGCCGGACTGGAAGAGGGTGATCCGGAAAATTCGCAAGCTGCGGGAAGACATGGAAGGTGGATGA
- a CDS encoding DUF7665 family protein, translating into MKPPDQRAFEADLCEAEFRIGVAEGQWGTATEEVVSDDIQWPRVVLWIASAKRPAAPDRFYVLLDCANYKSVPPTGTFWDPVIKQMATVAKRPKGKSNSRVARVFRTDWNNGTAFYHPYDRVAAQTHPNWANEQPHLIWGPDHTIVNLLVELHVLLNSEDYVGIS; encoded by the coding sequence ATGAAACCACCCGATCAGCGGGCCTTCGAGGCCGATTTGTGCGAGGCCGAATTTCGGATTGGGGTCGCCGAGGGGCAATGGGGCACCGCCACCGAGGAAGTTGTCTCAGACGACATCCAATGGCCGCGAGTCGTCCTCTGGATTGCGTCGGCCAAACGGCCTGCGGCCCCAGACCGGTTTTACGTGCTACTTGATTGCGCGAATTACAAGAGCGTGCCGCCCACGGGAACGTTTTGGGATCCGGTTATTAAGCAAATGGCGACGGTCGCCAAACGACCGAAAGGGAAGTCAAACAGCCGAGTCGCACGAGTCTTTCGGACTGACTGGAATAACGGGACCGCCTTCTACCATCCCTATGATCGTGTCGCAGCTCAAACACACCCAAACTGGGCGAACGAACAGCCTCATCTGATCTGGGGTCCGGATCACACCATTGTGAACCTGCTGGTTGAATTACACGTACTGCTGAACTCCGAGGACTACGTTGGAATCTCCTAA
- a CDS encoding Mov34/MPN/PAD-1 family protein, whose amino-acid sequence MVRTLRARGAGKRESGAFLLGRRKPHHGRVLDYRMYDDLDPHALDSGAIDFHAAGFSTLWAYCRVNDLEVLADVHTHPGGAARQSGIDRRNPMMPIRGHVAIILPHFANISSWSLSRAGIYEYQGNYEWQQCNNDGCPQRVKLSLW is encoded by the coding sequence TTGGTCCGTACTCTACGCGCGCGCGGTGCGGGCAAGCGCGAGAGCGGTGCGTTTCTGCTGGGCCGTCGAAAACCGCATCACGGGAGAGTTCTCGACTATCGGATGTACGATGACCTCGACCCGCACGCTCTCGATTCCGGCGCAATTGATTTCCATGCGGCAGGATTTTCCACACTTTGGGCGTATTGCCGCGTAAATGACTTAGAAGTTCTAGCCGACGTTCACACGCACCCCGGTGGAGCTGCCCGACAAAGTGGGATAGATCGAAGGAATCCTATGATGCCCATACGCGGGCACGTCGCCATCATCCTGCCTCACTTCGCGAACATATCGAGTTGGTCCCTGAGCCGCGCCGGTATCTACGAGTACCAGGGCAACTATGAATGGCAGCAGTGCAACAACGACGGGTGCCCGCAAAGAGTCAAGCTGAGTCTGTGGTGA
- a CDS encoding type IV toxin-antitoxin system AbiEi family antitoxin domain-containing protein, with product MPFDKEKRAFERGGGLLRTSAALRAGVHPRVLYQMRDQGIVERLSRGLYRLAGLPALSNPDLVTVALKVPTGVICLISALAYHEITTQIPHEVHVALPRGTEPPRLKHPPLRVFWFTGRSFTEGIETHKVDGIRLRVYSPEKTLADCFKYRNKIGLDTVLEALRLYRSRKRPNVDDLMKFARVCRVEKVMRPYLEALLYSS from the coding sequence ATGCCCTTCGATAAGGAAAAGAGAGCTTTTGAACGAGGCGGCGGGTTGCTTCGAACCAGCGCCGCACTTCGTGCCGGCGTGCATCCTCGCGTGTTGTACCAGATGCGCGACCAAGGCATCGTCGAACGACTCAGTCGGGGCCTCTACCGTCTGGCAGGTCTGCCTGCGCTCAGCAATCCCGACCTCGTGACTGTTGCGCTGAAGGTCCCAACCGGGGTGATATGCCTTATCTCCGCCTTGGCCTACCACGAGATTACTACTCAGATTCCGCACGAAGTTCACGTTGCGCTGCCGCGCGGTACCGAGCCGCCGCGACTCAAGCATCCTCCACTCCGCGTGTTTTGGTTCACGGGTCGCTCGTTTACGGAAGGCATTGAAACGCACAAGGTAGATGGCATCAGGCTTCGCGTGTACAGTCCCGAAAAGACGCTGGCCGACTGCTTCAAATACCGGAACAAGATTGGGCTCGACACTGTTCTCGAAGCCCTGAGGCTCTATCGAAGCCGGAAACGACCCAATGTCGATGATCTGATGAAATTCGCCCGCGTGTGCCGCGTGGAAAAAGTGATGCGCCCTTATCTGGAAGCCCTGCTGTACTCCTCGTGA